The window gagccccagccatgctgtttgcccccagcctgcccacggccagcctggggctgctcacgggggtttctgtgctgagcattggcctggccgtgttcttgagagagcctgggcaaggagcctggagcccccagggcctggcctgaggcgtcagcgctgccccagcagtgcccatggcctgtccctgctgcagccccggcactgccacccccagggctgtgcccggcccccagagcactcaggccctgcagcaacaccagggccaccagggcagcggggcagggccacggcagcagcactggcaacaccaagtgctgctgctgctgctgctgctgctgctgggcacagctgctgggccagcgctgatctgccccagctctgcacacagacattgctgctgcagctccagagaagggaacaaaagggcatcTCTGCCGAAAACTCTGCTGGGAGATCCATTAGTTCCTTTAAAGCCACTGCGAGTGCAGCCCCTCATTGACACAGTCTGTGGCTACAGGGAAGGcggagagaaacaaaatgagaaatggcacaacaaatggcttttttttgtgGACAAtatgaaaaaagtaaaagaaaagaaaaagcccacAACCAAATGAAGAAGTATCAAAGGTGACTTTTATTACAAATGATGGGCAGAAATTGCCCAGCAGTTTAATGTTCCTGAACGCATCCAGTCATCAGtctccacactgcagccttgagctcctggttcctcaggctgtagatgagggggttcagggctggaggcaccactGAGTACAGAACTGACAGGGCCAGATCCAGGGATGGCTAGGACATGGAGGAGGGTTTTATGTGGGCAAATATGGCAGTGCTGACTAACAGAGAgaccacagccaggtgagggaggcaggtggaaaaggctttgtgccgtccCTTCTCAGAGGGAATCCTCAGCACAAccctgaagatctgcacataggagaaaacaaTGAACATGAAACAACCCAATACCAAACAGGAACTAACAGCAATGGGCCCCAGTTCCCTGAGGTTtgagtgtgagcaggagagcttgaggatctgtgggatttcacagaagaactggcccagggcattgccatggcacaagggcagggaaaatgtattggccGTGTGCAGCAGTGAATagagaaaggcactggcccaggcagctactgccatgtgggcacaagctctactgcccaggagggtcccgtagtgcaggggtttgcagatggacacgtagcggtcatagcacatgatggtcaggAGGAAATACTCTGCTGAGAGGAAGAACATCAAAAAAAagagctgtgcagcacatcCTGCATAGGAGATGTtcctggtgtcccagagggaattgtgcatggctttggggacagtggtgcagatggagcccaggtcagcgagggccaggttgagcaggaagaagaacatgggcgtgtgcaggtggtggccgcaggctacggcgctgatgatgaggccgttgcccaggagggcagccagggagatgcccagcaagaggcagaagtgcaggagctgcagctgccgtgtgtctgccaatgccagcaggaggaagtgcctgatggagctgctgttggacatttgctggggctgcacatggGCACCTGTTCATGGAGAAAGGACAGTAAACATTTAGAAGACATACCTGTaaccaaaatcaaagccatttcCTATTCACCGTCCTCTATAACACAGACACACTTTTGTGTTCAAGGGTTctgaggttttctttttaatctcccCCACATCTCTCCTGGCATTCTTGGATATCAGAATTTCTGAGCATTTCTGCTGCCCTCAGAGAGAACACAGTGAGTTCCCTGAGGCAAGATGATGAGTGGAAAGTGAGGGGAGACGTTGTGTCACTTCA is drawn from Molothrus aeneus isolate 106 unplaced genomic scaffold, BPBGC_Maene_1.0 scaffold_19a, whole genome shotgun sequence and contains these coding sequences:
- the LOC136569736 gene encoding olfactory receptor 14I1-like produces the protein MSNSSSIRHFLLLALADTRQLQLLHFCLLLGISLAALLGNGLIISAVACGHHLHTPMFFFLLNLALADLGSICTTVPKAMHNSLWDTRNISYAGCAAQLFFLMFFLSAEYFLLTIMCYDRYVSICKPLHYGTLLGSRACAHMAVAAWASAFLYSLLHTANTFSLPLCHGNALGQFFCEIPQILKLSCSHSNLRELGPIAVSSCLVLGCFMFIVFSYVQIFRVVLRIPSEKGRHKAFSTCLPHLAVVSLLVSTAIFAHIKPSSMS